In one Chitinophaga sancti genomic region, the following are encoded:
- a CDS encoding NAD(P)-dependent alcohol dehydrogenase: MIAAKGYAALQTGTVLSPWTFERRALTSHDVLIEILYCGVCHTDLHMIRNDWFPGIFPMVPGHEIVGRVIEAGAHVTKFKVGDLGGVGVMVDACMECEDCRNDQEQFCQVSPVQTYGNLQKDGTPAYGGYSNLIVVREEFVHHIADTLPLEGVAPLLCAGITTYSPLRNWQVGKGHKVAVVGLGGLGHMAVKFAVAFGAEVTVLSTSARKKEAALKLGAHHFVVTTDEEQFKSVQRSFHFMIDTVAADHDINPYIAALKTNGVYINVGMPAKPWSIPSFSLAAGNKVVAGSGAGGLAQTQEMLDFCAEHNIVSDVEVIKIQEIHTAMERLEKGDVLYRFVIDMSSL, encoded by the coding sequence ATGATAGCAGCCAAAGGATACGCCGCCCTGCAAACCGGCACAGTACTCTCTCCCTGGACCTTCGAAAGAAGAGCCCTTACGTCTCATGATGTACTGATTGAAATATTATACTGTGGTGTATGCCACACAGACCTGCATATGATCAGGAACGACTGGTTTCCCGGTATCTTCCCGATGGTGCCCGGTCATGAGATCGTAGGCCGGGTGATCGAAGCCGGTGCACATGTTACTAAATTCAAGGTTGGAGATCTTGGTGGGGTAGGTGTAATGGTAGATGCCTGCATGGAATGCGAAGACTGCCGCAATGACCAGGAGCAATTCTGCCAGGTGAGTCCCGTGCAGACATATGGTAATCTGCAGAAAGACGGCACACCCGCTTATGGTGGTTATTCCAACCTCATCGTAGTGCGCGAGGAATTCGTTCATCATATTGCTGATACACTGCCCCTGGAAGGTGTCGCACCGCTCTTATGCGCAGGTATCACCACCTATTCTCCTCTGCGCAACTGGCAGGTAGGTAAGGGCCATAAAGTTGCAGTAGTGGGCTTAGGTGGTCTTGGTCACATGGCCGTGAAATTCGCCGTAGCATTCGGGGCAGAGGTCACCGTACTCAGTACCTCCGCCCGGAAAAAGGAAGCCGCTTTGAAACTCGGCGCACATCATTTCGTGGTCACTACCGACGAAGAGCAATTCAAATCCGTACAACGTTCCTTCCATTTCATGATCGACACCGTAGCTGCCGATCACGATATCAATCCTTACATCGCCGCATTAAAAACCAATGGTGTTTACATTAACGTGGGGATGCCCGCAAAACCCTGGTCCATCCCTTCATTCAGCCTCGCCGCAGGTAATAAGGTGGTGGCCGGTTCCGGTGCAGGAGGCCTGGCCCAGACCCAGGAAATGCTGGACTTCTGCGCGGAACATAATATCGTATCCGATGTGGAAGTGATCAAAATACAGGAGATCCATACAGCCATGGAGCGACTGGAAAAAGGAGATGTGCTGTATCGGTTTGTAATCGATATGAGTAGCTTATAA
- a CDS encoding YdeI/OmpD-associated family protein produces the protein MEAVTFCPANRQEWRQWLQENHENAASVWLVYYKKKANRATLSWSEAVDEALCFGWIDSTARPIDEEKFMQFFTKRKAGSAWSKINKEKVKRLTAAGLMMPAGRKCIALARKNGSWSILDEVEALKIPDDLEKAFKARRGSKAYFTGLSRSVQKTYLQKLVLAKRPETRLKRIQEIVNLGE, from the coding sequence ATGGAAGCAGTTACCTTTTGTCCGGCGAACCGGCAGGAATGGCGGCAGTGGCTCCAGGAAAACCATGAAAATGCGGCTTCTGTGTGGCTGGTTTATTACAAAAAAAAGGCGAATCGCGCTACGCTCAGCTGGAGTGAGGCTGTAGATGAAGCCCTTTGTTTTGGATGGATTGACAGTACCGCCCGGCCTATTGACGAAGAAAAATTTATGCAATTCTTCACGAAGCGAAAAGCGGGCAGTGCCTGGTCAAAGATCAACAAAGAAAAAGTAAAGCGCCTCACGGCTGCCGGGCTGATGATGCCGGCAGGCAGGAAATGCATAGCCCTGGCCCGAAAAAACGGTAGCTGGTCTATATTGGATGAGGTCGAAGCACTGAAAATTCCTGATGACCTGGAGAAAGCTTTTAAGGCCAGACGTGGTTCAAAGGCTTATTTTACAGGTTTAAGCCGGTCGGTGCAAAAAACTTATCTGCAAAAATTGGTACTGGCTAAACGACCGGAAACACGGTTAAAAAGGATTCAGGAAATAGTCAACCTGGGAGAGTGA
- a CDS encoding lysophospholipid acyltransferase family protein, with protein sequence MSFSYYLLQLVAYGVARLPFRVLYLLSDVMYVLLYYVLSYRKKVVMTNLRTSFPEKSEKELKRICKDFYHYLCDMFLETFKTLTISREDMVKRCEFTPATIALFNQLAEDGKSVILVMGHKGNWEWAGNSFSILLKQQLYVIYHPLSNKGMDALMYKMRTRFGTKLYAMQDTFREMVKNRKEINATAFIADQSPQPATAHWTRFLNQDTPVFKGTEKIAQKMNYPIVYVAVNKVKRGYYSVEASMLIDEPTKLGEGEITDIHTQQLERDIIAQPSTWLWSHRRWKHKRQPQPQEEAVASI encoded by the coding sequence TTGTCTTTTTCGTATTACCTCCTACAACTTGTTGCTTACGGCGTAGCACGCTTACCGTTCAGGGTATTGTACCTGCTATCTGACGTAATGTATGTGCTGCTTTACTACGTTCTTTCTTACAGGAAAAAGGTAGTCATGACCAACCTCCGTACTTCCTTCCCGGAGAAGTCGGAAAAAGAACTGAAAAGGATCTGCAAGGATTTTTACCATTATCTCTGCGACATGTTCCTGGAAACATTCAAGACGCTTACCATCAGCAGGGAAGACATGGTGAAAAGGTGTGAGTTTACACCAGCTACCATCGCCCTCTTTAACCAGCTGGCGGAGGATGGCAAGAGTGTCATCCTGGTAATGGGTCACAAGGGGAACTGGGAATGGGCAGGCAATTCGTTCAGTATTCTGCTCAAACAACAACTGTATGTCATTTACCATCCGCTGTCCAACAAGGGTATGGATGCCCTGATGTACAAAATGCGGACCCGCTTTGGCACTAAACTGTATGCCATGCAGGATACTTTCCGGGAGATGGTGAAGAACAGGAAAGAGATCAATGCCACCGCATTCATTGCGGATCAGTCACCTCAGCCGGCTACGGCTCACTGGACAAGGTTCCTGAACCAGGATACACCGGTGTTTAAAGGCACTGAAAAGATCGCGCAGAAAATGAATTACCCCATTGTATACGTGGCCGTGAACAAGGTGAAGAGGGGTTATTATTCCGTAGAAGCTTCTATGCTCATCGACGAACCAACCAAACTGGGAGAAGGTGAGATCACAGATATTCATACACAACAACTGGAGCGGGATATTATCGCCCAGCCATCTACCTGGCTTTGGTCTCACAGGAGGTGGAAACACAAACGCCAACCACAACCGCAGGAAGAAGCGGTAGCAAGCATATAA
- a CDS encoding fatty acid desaturase family protein, with the protein MREGKDLILATKPFANEIRSRSWFHLITTLGLLILALSGTLVLPYFLARLAASIFAGLVIVRTFVIYHDHQHHTILHHSKLADAIMTVFGIYILAPTSIWKRSHDYHHKHNSKLFSASIGSYPIATRQKFEQMSRKERRSYLFTRHPLTILAGYLSMFMIGMCLQSFLSSPKKHLDSLLALVLHFCGSAAVIYFLGWQAWALFILIPFSISCCMGAYLFYAQHNFPGVTFNDNEDWCYHEAALLSSSFMMMSPFMNWVTANIGYHHIHHLNARIPFYRLPQAMAEIPELQDAKTTSLRIREVIACLRLKIWDPQLKRMITLREAAALKAPAYKVAGPQPLGFS; encoded by the coding sequence ATGCGCGAAGGGAAAGACCTTATCCTGGCAACGAAACCATTTGCCAACGAAATCAGGTCCAGGAGCTGGTTCCACCTCATTACAACTTTGGGGCTGCTGATACTCGCTTTGAGTGGCACGTTGGTATTGCCTTATTTTTTAGCGAGACTGGCTGCCAGTATTTTTGCAGGATTAGTGATTGTGCGGACTTTCGTTATCTATCATGATCATCAGCACCATACCATATTACATCATTCAAAACTGGCGGATGCCATTATGACCGTTTTCGGCATTTACATCCTGGCGCCTACCAGTATCTGGAAGAGATCTCATGACTATCATCATAAACATAATTCCAAATTGTTCAGTGCCAGCATAGGTTCCTACCCTATTGCCACCAGGCAGAAGTTTGAGCAGATGAGCCGTAAGGAAAGAAGGTCTTACCTCTTTACCAGGCATCCGCTCACGATCCTGGCAGGATACCTCTCTATGTTTATGATCGGCATGTGCCTGCAATCATTTTTGAGCAGTCCGAAGAAGCACCTGGATAGTTTACTGGCCCTGGTGCTACATTTTTGTGGTAGTGCTGCGGTGATCTATTTCCTGGGCTGGCAGGCATGGGCACTGTTTATCCTGATCCCTTTTTCTATTTCCTGTTGTATGGGGGCTTACCTGTTTTATGCGCAGCATAATTTCCCGGGTGTGACTTTCAACGACAATGAGGATTGGTGTTATCACGAGGCGGCTTTGTTGTCTTCCAGTTTTATGATGATGTCACCGTTTATGAACTGGGTAACGGCGAATATCGGCTATCATCATATCCATCATCTGAATGCGCGTATTCCGTTTTATCGCTTGCCGCAGGCAATGGCGGAGATCCCGGAATTGCAGGATGCGAAGACCACCAGTCTGCGGATCAGGGAGGTTATTGCCTGTTTAAGGCTGAAGATCTGGGATCCCCAGCTAAAGCGCATGATCACCCTGCGCGAGGCCGCAGCGCTGAAAGCACCTGCATATAAAGTGGCTGGCCCGCAACCTTTAGGTTTTTCTTAA